A single genomic interval of Blastopirellula marina harbors:
- a CDS encoding DUF1559 domain-containing protein has translation MSKPREGFTLVELLVVIAIIGVLVSLLLPAVQQAREAARRMSCQNNLKQIGLALHNYNDTYQRLPVAIWGANPKLGESSSFDDDGFGWMVSILPFVEQSALYDQLDATVKLGTPGALELYNDANGNNPIPGGETVLSMYRCPSSALPEVVPPTWGIPGTTGGMATNHSQSIGYAVTDYKAAGGSCYGDDGAMHKLWESVNDNGSVGRRFAEITDGLSNTILAGESSYVSSSSSWRGYQGPFPVDASSDEVDDWPVWIGGAGTDEGTRINGRTNSPINCRCSVSKMISAINDDCAFSFHPGGAQFIFGDGSVHFLTENLSSDVYCNLHSIRDGQVLGNWQ, from the coding sequence ATGTCTAAGCCAAGAGAAGGCTTCACCCTCGTCGAGTTGTTGGTCGTGATCGCGATCATCGGCGTGTTGGTTTCCTTGCTACTGCCTGCAGTACAACAAGCTCGTGAAGCTGCACGCCGCATGTCCTGCCAGAACAACCTGAAACAGATCGGGCTGGCACTTCACAATTACAACGATACCTATCAGCGACTTCCGGTCGCCATCTGGGGAGCAAACCCCAAGCTTGGTGAATCATCGTCGTTTGATGACGACGGATTCGGTTGGATGGTTTCGATCCTGCCGTTCGTTGAACAGTCGGCTCTGTACGACCAGCTTGATGCTACGGTGAAGCTCGGTACACCGGGCGCGTTAGAGCTTTACAACGATGCTAACGGAAACAACCCAATCCCAGGTGGCGAAACAGTTCTATCGATGTATCGCTGTCCCAGTTCCGCATTACCAGAAGTGGTTCCTCCCACTTGGGGCATTCCCGGTACGACCGGCGGCATGGCGACGAATCACAGCCAATCGATTGGCTACGCCGTCACCGACTACAAAGCCGCAGGCGGAAGTTGCTACGGCGATGACGGTGCAATGCATAAGCTGTGGGAAAGTGTGAACGATAATGGCTCCGTCGGACGTCGCTTTGCCGAAATTACCGATGGCCTTTCTAACACCATTCTGGCCGGCGAATCGTCATACGTTTCCAGCAGCAGTAGCTGGCGTGGTTACCAAGGGCCTTTCCCAGTCGATGCCAGTAGCGATGAAGTCGACGACTGGCCGGTTTGGATCGGCGGTGCTGGTACCGATGAGGGAACCCGTATCAACGGACGCACTAACTCACCGATCAACTGTCGGTGTAGCGTTAGCAAAATGATCTCGGCGATCAACGATGATTGTGCATTCAGTTTTCACCCTGGTGGTGCCCAATTCATCTTCGGTGATGGCTCGGTCCACTTCCTGACCGAGAACTTATCGTCCGACGTCTATTGCAATCTGCACTCGATTCGTGACGGCCAAGTCTTAGGTAACTGGCAATAG
- a CDS encoding HTTM domain-containing protein, giving the protein MPRTISKSLDATRSTTVHTDTQESKPARRVWPQGLFQSVDIASSALFRICYGAVMMWWSFDFLRLGLVNEYFVRPGYYFSYENFFWIRPLPSVGMPILFGVLTLLALMIAIGLFYRVVTVTHWCGFVYVFLLDQTNYQNHYYLLILIGALLPFMPLNRCWSIDAHLWPALRGNELPRWCLLSLRFHIALPYFFGGIAKLNFDWLSGVTLTQRLNWLISGDSLGSWITTNQLGTALAWSGMLFDLSIVPLLLWKKTRVVAFVLTVLFHVTNHFLFQIHIFPWFMIAATTLFLSPDWPRRFMTNTPGKKNETVSAAMPDSLSWGKRIGLTCLALEMSLQIVLPLRCHFYQQDASWTEVGHRFAWRMMLRSKIGMLQYLVTDPATHETYPLDHTQYLNAQQAGRFPRDPRMIQQFGHFIADEYQQLTGRRPIVRAIAIMSLNGRKPQLLVDPQIDLAKTNNHFTNDNWIVPLREPLRSEPWNVPKEQWLQHVDIPLLKELQLTQASPNSPQDT; this is encoded by the coding sequence ATGCCGCGAACTATTTCGAAATCGCTGGATGCCACGAGATCAACCACGGTTCACACCGATACGCAGGAATCAAAGCCTGCGCGTCGTGTGTGGCCCCAGGGGTTATTTCAGTCGGTTGATATCGCATCGTCAGCTTTGTTTCGCATCTGCTACGGTGCGGTGATGATGTGGTGGTCGTTCGATTTTTTGAGGCTTGGACTCGTCAACGAATATTTCGTTCGCCCAGGCTACTACTTCTCATATGAGAATTTTTTCTGGATTCGTCCGCTTCCTTCCGTAGGAATGCCGATCTTGTTCGGCGTATTGACTCTCCTGGCATTGATGATCGCGATAGGTCTTTTCTATCGCGTGGTCACAGTGACCCATTGGTGCGGGTTTGTTTACGTCTTTCTGCTCGATCAAACCAACTACCAAAACCACTACTACCTACTTATCTTGATCGGAGCTCTGCTTCCCTTCATGCCACTTAATCGATGCTGGTCCATAGATGCGCACTTGTGGCCTGCGTTGCGTGGCAATGAATTACCAAGGTGGTGTTTACTGTCCTTACGCTTTCATATCGCCCTCCCCTATTTCTTCGGTGGCATCGCGAAACTCAATTTCGATTGGTTAAGTGGTGTCACCCTGACGCAACGTTTGAACTGGCTGATCAGCGGCGACTCGTTAGGTAGCTGGATCACAACCAATCAGTTGGGAACGGCTCTGGCCTGGAGTGGAATGCTCTTTGACTTAAGCATTGTGCCATTGCTTCTTTGGAAGAAGACACGCGTCGTGGCCTTTGTGTTGACCGTCTTATTTCACGTGACCAATCATTTCCTATTTCAGATTCATATCTTTCCGTGGTTCATGATTGCCGCGACAACGTTGTTCTTGTCACCTGACTGGCCGCGACGATTTATGACCAACACCCCCGGAAAAAAGAATGAAACCGTTTCTGCTGCGATGCCTGATTCGCTCTCCTGGGGAAAAAGGATTGGCCTAACGTGCCTGGCACTGGAAATGAGTCTGCAAATTGTCTTGCCGCTACGCTGCCACTTCTATCAGCAAGACGCGAGTTGGACAGAAGTAGGGCATCGCTTTGCCTGGCGCATGATGTTGCGATCGAAGATTGGAATGTTGCAGTATCTCGTCACCGATCCAGCGACACACGAAACCTATCCGCTCGACCACACGCAGTATCTCAACGCGCAGCAAGCAGGTCGCTTCCCGCGAGATCCGCGAATGATTCAACAGTTCGGTCACTTCATCGCGGACGAGTACCAGCAACTAACTGGCCGTCGCCCCATCGTTCGGGCGATCGCGATCATGTCGCTCAATGGTCGTAAACCACAACTACTCGTCGACCCGCAAATCGATCTGGCGAAAACCAACAACCATTTTACGAACGATAACTGGATCGTTCCTTTGAGAGAACCGCTTCGCAGCGAACCTTGGAATGTTCCAAAGGAGCAGTGGCTACAGCATGTCGACATTCCGCTCTTGAAAGAACTACAGCTGACCCAAGCCAGTCCCAACAGTCCACAAGACACGTAA
- a CDS encoding purple acid phosphatase family protein, whose product MKSSRSILGRIILASVLAGSATAAFAHDGHEHPVKVEPAEHYAPTAIPDRIILTWSGDPTTSQAVTWRTSTDVAEAYAEIAVAEGSPKFDENAKQHVAKTQELKTDINTANFHSVEFEGLKPGTKYAYRVGDGENWSEWFQFSTAKDNADKFSFIYFGDAQNDIRSKWSRVIREAYSDAPKAAFMLHAGDLINRAENDAEWGEWFGAGAFLNAMIPSVPVPGNHEQAKDEDGKRHLSHHWRPSFTLPENGPEGMEESCYTLTYGNMLIVGMNSSADLEVQAKWLMNVLHNNDKPWVVCTFHHPVYSTGKGRDNEELRNTWKPIFDKYKVDLVLQGHDHTYGRTGLQTPLVASEEGSEKNVPTGVNNFDGKTGTVYVVSVSGPKMYSLSPHPFMNSTAANTQLYQIISVDGNTLNYEARTAVGDVYDSFQLKKREGEINELTEGTVVKKQATTE is encoded by the coding sequence ATGAAGTCCTCTCGCAGCATTCTCGGACGCATCATTCTGGCGTCTGTTTTAGCCGGTAGTGCAACGGCAGCGTTCGCTCACGATGGCCACGAGCACCCAGTGAAAGTCGAACCGGCCGAGCACTATGCCCCCACCGCTATTCCAGATCGGATCATCCTGACATGGAGTGGCGACCCGACCACGTCGCAAGCCGTGACGTGGCGCACGTCGACCGATGTCGCTGAAGCGTATGCCGAAATCGCAGTGGCCGAGGGCTCGCCGAAATTTGACGAAAACGCTAAGCAGCACGTTGCTAAGACACAAGAATTGAAAACCGATATCAACACCGCCAACTTCCACTCCGTCGAGTTTGAAGGACTGAAACCAGGTACCAAGTACGCTTATCGCGTCGGCGATGGCGAAAACTGGAGCGAATGGTTCCAGTTCTCAACTGCGAAAGATAACGCCGATAAATTCTCGTTCATCTACTTTGGTGATGCCCAAAACGACATCCGCTCGAAGTGGTCGCGTGTGATTCGGGAAGCTTACAGCGATGCTCCTAAGGCCGCGTTCATGCTACACGCCGGCGACCTGATCAATCGCGCCGAAAACGACGCGGAATGGGGCGAGTGGTTCGGAGCTGGGGCATTCCTAAACGCCATGATCCCGAGCGTTCCGGTTCCTGGCAATCACGAGCAAGCCAAGGACGAAGATGGCAAGCGTCATCTGAGCCACCACTGGCGTCCTTCGTTTACGCTGCCCGAGAACGGCCCGGAAGGCATGGAGGAATCGTGCTATACCCTTACGTACGGCAACATGCTGATCGTCGGCATGAATAGCTCGGCTGACCTGGAAGTCCAAGCGAAATGGCTAATGAACGTTCTACATAATAATGATAAGCCGTGGGTTGTTTGCACGTTCCATCACCCGGTCTATTCGACGGGAAAAGGACGTGACAACGAAGAGCTACGCAACACATGGAAACCGATTTTCGACAAGTATAAGGTCGATCTTGTTCTCCAGGGGCACGACCATACCTACGGTCGAACGGGCTTGCAGACTCCCCTAGTTGCAAGTGAAGAAGGCTCAGAGAAGAACGTCCCAACTGGCGTGAACAACTTCGATGGGAAAACTGGTACCGTTTATGTTGTCTCGGTCAGCGGACCAAAGATGTATAGCTTGTCGCCACATCCCTTCATGAACAGCACGGCAGCCAACACTCAGCTATATCAAATCATCTCGGTCGATGGCAACACGCTCAACTACGAAGCACGCACGGCCGTCGGCGACGTTTACGACAGCTTCCAGCTGAAGAAGCGTGAGGGCGAGATCAACGAGCTGACCGAAGGCACGGTCGTCAAGAAGCAAGCTACCACCGAGTAA
- a CDS encoding magnesium-dependent phosphatase-1 — protein MKLPSGFWGLAAGWLALEDAFDELFLMVPLPELIALPVPQLIVFDLDFTLWDCGGTWCDCLSPPFRLDKDRIIDRTRRYIRCYQDVEAILDYCDQQQIPMALASRTEQPAWARELLQLLAITHRFAYAEIYPSSKVRHFTALGKASGIAYEEMLFFDDEMRNIREVGEMGVTAIHVANGMSSELFHASLDR, from the coding sequence TTGAAGCTGCCTTCGGGCTTTTGGGGACTTGCCGCTGGCTGGCTCGCCTTAGAAGATGCTTTTGACGAGTTGTTCCTTATGGTCCCATTGCCGGAGCTTATTGCGTTGCCAGTTCCCCAACTTATTGTTTTTGACCTCGACTTCACTTTGTGGGACTGCGGAGGAACGTGGTGTGATTGCTTGAGTCCCCCATTTCGCCTGGATAAAGATCGAATTATCGATCGAACGCGTCGGTATATTCGTTGTTACCAAGATGTGGAAGCAATACTCGACTATTGCGATCAACAACAGATTCCGATGGCGTTGGCATCGCGAACCGAACAGCCCGCTTGGGCGCGAGAGCTACTTCAGCTGTTGGCGATTACTCATCGCTTTGCTTATGCGGAAATCTATCCCTCGTCGAAGGTGCGTCACTTCACCGCGTTGGGGAAAGCGAGCGGGATCGCCTATGAAGAAATGCTCTTTTTCGACGATGAGATGCGAAATATTCGTGAAGTGGGGGAGATGGGAGTGACGGCGATTCACGTGGCAAACGGCATGAGTTCCGAGCTCTTTCATGCCAGTCTAGATCGTTGA
- a CDS encoding glycerophosphodiester phosphodiesterase, with product MIVAHRGASFVAPENTLASFREAWNQGADVIEGDFYLTKDGQIACIHDKTTKRTTGGSADLKIADSTLEELRRVDVGAWKNAKYAGETIPTLAEVLATIPEKGKIFVEVKCGPEIVAPLQTALKESKLRDDQIIIICFDKEVVTQCREQMPQYKASWLTSYKKDDKSGQWNPSLDSVVATLKQTGATGLGTQANDTVVTPDFVKEIKDAGIECHVWTVNDPKQAQRYAGLGFDSITTDKPEEIRDAVTGGGK from the coding sequence ATGATCGTCGCCCATCGTGGAGCATCGTTCGTCGCCCCAGAGAACACGCTTGCTTCTTTCCGTGAAGCTTGGAATCAAGGTGCGGATGTCATCGAAGGCGATTTCTACCTGACCAAAGACGGCCAGATTGCGTGCATTCATGACAAAACCACCAAACGCACAACCGGCGGCTCTGCTGATCTGAAAATCGCTGACTCGACACTGGAAGAACTCCGTCGTGTCGATGTTGGTGCCTGGAAGAATGCTAAATATGCTGGTGAAACTATCCCTACATTGGCAGAAGTCCTGGCGACCATTCCCGAAAAGGGGAAGATCTTTGTCGAAGTAAAATGTGGCCCGGAGATCGTGGCTCCCCTGCAAACCGCTTTGAAGGAGTCCAAGCTACGCGACGATCAAATCATCATCATCTGCTTCGACAAAGAGGTGGTCACGCAGTGCCGTGAACAGATGCCACAGTACAAAGCGAGCTGGTTGACCAGCTACAAGAAGGACGACAAGTCCGGCCAGTGGAATCCTTCGCTCGACTCAGTGGTTGCCACATTGAAGCAAACTGGAGCCACCGGTTTGGGTACTCAAGCGAACGATACCGTGGTAACGCCCGACTTTGTGAAAGAAATCAAAGACGCAGGTATCGAATGCCACGTTTGGACGGTCAACGATCCGAAACAGGCACAGCGTTATGCAGGTTTGGGTTTCGACTCAATCACGACAGATAAGCCTGAAGAGATTCGTGACGCGGTAACGGGTGGCGGAAAGTAA
- a CDS encoding PAS domain S-box protein — protein MNLLRKYFFLGAIPALIAVGLATILDSHITQNLLQEQIDQTMQANLNAKRNEVRFFMDENLSLLRALAAMSIVQEGTVPEILEFLRAQEKAAKPIVDGLYLNEMDGTVHGTNGLVFNVADRDYFQELQQGKTIVTRILKSRATGRDILLMFKPIIGEDGTQRGSIGLTILDSEVIRFVRSLEVDQDGFFALMDDENRLIAATGKANFLNEVKDLSDPKIITDPDGERYLISVAEVPETKWKLIEAIPESRVTKVYNRLAWSKITAVACGLTAAVILALFFSERTLRPLQEIIQTIHRYARGDQAVRVSVKRDGEFGILADSFNNMADELDVASQRQESHLRTIEASERRFRMLFDGAADAVFVRNMDGEIIDANQEACRSLGYTREELVGMYVSDIDLDWKPADARRIWNDLARSGRNFHPLVERVHRRKDGTTFPVEIRLTTIERAGQSFVMSACRDATLRKAAEQQTKAAKDFAENMINASPGIIYIFDLASESIVFVNDNIERQLGYTKEHIGELGSQFYVEVFHPEDLPKIVQSQLTWFQTGANALRRDNLRVRHKNGEWLWFEFHRVVFQRNAKGEPTQVMGIAININDRIRAEEQLRWEKALLDQVMETSVASIMVVNAEGTIQFLNTALENTLRLRREDLIDNLIYDFPLPMLDVSGNPMPDENRPFAQVRKDHKPVYDLRFRIPFSTDEYATVSINGAPLFDENHVFQGAVFALTDITERIESEKLRETLIRNLEDTNAELKQFTYTVSHDLKSPLITIKGFLGILSEDLANNDQDAIQEDLTIIGSAADGMKQLLDDLLELSRIGRSSKSRMTIGLQEVVSEAITLLAGEIEARDADVQCDCGELSIYGDSVQIRQLMQNLIDNAIKHNHEENPRVRISAKTDEGFVVIEVADNGPGVALEFQERIFQLFDKLDPDSEGTGIGLAIVKRIIDFHGGTITLESDGVGHGCKFIMRLPAEPPASSSTLAIEETSLQ, from the coding sequence GTGAATCTACTTCGCAAATACTTCTTTCTTGGCGCGATTCCCGCGCTGATTGCGGTTGGCCTGGCCACGATTCTCGATTCCCATATTACGCAAAACCTTCTGCAAGAGCAGATTGATCAGACCATGCAGGCGAACCTCAACGCCAAGCGGAACGAGGTCCGGTTTTTCATGGATGAGAATCTTTCGCTGCTGAGGGCGCTCGCCGCGATGTCGATAGTTCAAGAAGGGACCGTGCCTGAAATCTTAGAGTTTCTCCGCGCACAAGAGAAAGCCGCCAAACCGATTGTCGATGGGCTGTATCTGAACGAAATGGATGGCACGGTCCATGGAACCAACGGGCTAGTCTTCAACGTTGCGGATCGAGACTATTTTCAGGAGTTGCAACAAGGCAAGACGATCGTCACTCGGATCCTGAAGAGCCGAGCGACAGGGCGCGATATCCTGTTGATGTTCAAACCGATTATCGGGGAGGATGGAACCCAACGTGGATCGATCGGACTGACAATTCTCGACTCGGAAGTGATCCGTTTCGTGAGGTCTTTGGAAGTCGACCAAGATGGTTTCTTCGCACTGATGGACGACGAAAATCGGTTGATCGCGGCCACTGGTAAAGCGAACTTTCTCAATGAAGTGAAAGACTTAAGTGATCCCAAGATAATCACCGATCCTGATGGCGAACGTTACTTGATCTCGGTTGCCGAGGTACCGGAAACAAAGTGGAAGTTGATCGAGGCGATCCCCGAATCGCGTGTTACCAAGGTTTACAATCGTCTGGCTTGGTCGAAGATTACTGCGGTCGCGTGTGGTTTGACCGCTGCTGTGATTCTAGCACTCTTCTTCAGCGAACGGACTCTGCGTCCGCTGCAAGAGATCATTCAAACGATCCATCGCTATGCTCGTGGCGATCAGGCGGTGCGTGTGTCGGTGAAGCGGGACGGAGAATTCGGTATCCTTGCTGATTCATTTAATAACATGGCCGACGAGCTCGACGTCGCCAGTCAGCGCCAGGAATCGCACCTCCGCACGATCGAGGCCAGTGAACGCCGCTTTCGGATGTTGTTTGATGGGGCGGCAGACGCCGTTTTCGTCCGTAACATGGATGGCGAAATCATCGATGCCAACCAGGAAGCCTGCCGTAGCCTGGGTTACACCCGAGAAGAACTCGTCGGTATGTATGTTTCTGATATCGACTTAGATTGGAAACCAGCCGACGCGCGACGTATTTGGAACGACTTGGCCCGTAGCGGCCGTAATTTTCATCCGTTGGTAGAACGCGTTCATCGTCGTAAGGATGGCACAACATTCCCGGTCGAAATCCGATTGACGACAATCGAACGTGCTGGGCAGTCTTTCGTGATGTCTGCGTGTCGCGACGCGACGCTGCGTAAGGCAGCCGAGCAGCAGACGAAAGCGGCCAAGGACTTCGCCGAGAACATGATCAATGCCTCACCGGGCATTATCTACATCTTCGATTTAGCTTCCGAATCGATCGTCTTCGTCAATGATAATATTGAACGCCAGCTAGGCTATACGAAAGAGCATATCGGAGAGCTCGGTTCCCAGTTCTATGTCGAGGTGTTTCATCCAGAGGACTTACCGAAGATTGTTCAATCGCAGCTGACTTGGTTCCAGACTGGGGCGAACGCACTGCGGCGCGATAATCTTCGCGTTCGGCATAAGAATGGAGAGTGGCTTTGGTTCGAATTTCACCGCGTCGTTTTTCAACGGAATGCAAAAGGTGAGCCGACCCAGGTGATGGGAATTGCCATCAACATTAATGACCGGATTCGAGCTGAAGAGCAGCTTCGCTGGGAAAAGGCATTGTTAGATCAAGTGATGGAAACCAGTGTCGCCTCGATCATGGTCGTGAATGCCGAGGGAACAATTCAGTTTCTCAATACTGCGCTTGAAAACACCTTGCGACTTCGTCGTGAAGATCTCATCGACAATCTGATTTACGATTTTCCTTTGCCGATGTTAGATGTATCCGGCAATCCAATGCCTGACGAAAATCGTCCCTTCGCTCAGGTTCGTAAGGACCACAAACCCGTTTACGATCTTCGTTTCAGAATTCCGTTTTCGACGGACGAGTATGCGACCGTCTCGATCAATGGCGCGCCTCTGTTCGATGAAAATCATGTGTTTCAAGGGGCGGTGTTCGCTTTAACGGACATTACCGAACGAATTGAATCGGAGAAGTTGCGAGAGACACTTATTCGTAACTTGGAAGATACCAATGCTGAGCTCAAACAGTTCACATATACGGTCTCACACGACCTGAAGTCGCCGCTAATTACGATCAAGGGATTTCTGGGAATCCTGAGCGAGGACTTAGCCAATAATGACCAGGATGCGATTCAGGAAGACCTCACCATAATAGGTTCAGCCGCCGACGGAATGAAGCAGCTCTTGGACGACCTGCTTGAGCTCTCGCGTATCGGGCGAAGTAGCAAGTCACGTATGACGATTGGTCTGCAAGAGGTTGTCAGCGAAGCAATCACGTTGTTGGCGGGTGAGATCGAGGCCCGTGATGCCGATGTGCAATGTGATTGCGGCGAGCTCTCGATTTATGGCGACTCGGTACAGATTCGACAACTAATGCAGAACTTGATCGATAATGCGATCAAGCATAACCACGAAGAGAACCCCCGCGTCCGTATTTCAGCCAAAACGGATGAGGGGTTCGTGGTGATCGAAGTCGCTGATAATGGCCCTGGTGTCGCGCTCGAATTTCAGGAACGAATCTTCCAGTTATTCGATAAGCTTGATCCCGATTCGGAAGGAACCGGGATTGGTTTGGCTATCGTGAAGAGGATTATCGATTTCCATGGGGGAACGATCACCTTGGAATCGGACGGAGTAGGGCACGGCTGCAAATTTATCATGCGTTTGCCAGCCGAGCCCCCAGCGTCTAGCTCGACGCTCGCGATTGAAGAGACATCGCTTCAATAA
- a CDS encoding M48 family metalloprotease, with translation MSSFAFISLFSGSLASGEMTPFMAMLIPLLGVIAYPWLARRFFSLYRLTEGQRRSLLRSLPQGNEAFVNRLRVWDTGETICNAAVVGCVPGFSFVLVSDALLTRLSPRSVAAIVAHEIGHLKLCHVPMRLVIVFAGGTLGLALVRQAETLAAWQNVAHVAAMFATAGYMGLMLHLVAPLLEYHADAYAIDTLSKKNGNRRRNIRELSKALAELTLLSGIRPDKKTWLYPSFEERRQAMLCQQTSPSFRHRLEWMLGIVLLSQLVLITIGVLMIAS, from the coding sequence TTGTCATCGTTCGCGTTCATCTCTCTGTTTTCAGGAAGTCTCGCTAGTGGCGAGATGACTCCCTTCATGGCGATGCTTATTCCGCTACTCGGAGTCATTGCCTACCCATGGTTGGCTCGTCGGTTTTTTTCGCTGTACCGACTCACGGAAGGGCAAAGGCGAAGTCTTTTGCGGTCGCTCCCCCAGGGAAACGAAGCCTTCGTCAATCGACTCAGGGTATGGGACACCGGCGAGACGATCTGCAATGCGGCGGTGGTAGGTTGTGTTCCCGGGTTTTCATTCGTCTTGGTCAGCGATGCGTTATTAACGCGGCTTTCACCCCGCAGTGTTGCCGCGATCGTCGCCCACGAAATAGGGCATCTGAAACTTTGTCATGTCCCAATGAGGCTTGTTATCGTCTTCGCCGGGGGGACACTAGGTCTGGCATTGGTGCGTCAAGCTGAAACGCTGGCAGCATGGCAAAACGTCGCCCATGTCGCGGCGATGTTCGCGACTGCTGGATACATGGGGCTAATGTTGCATCTGGTCGCTCCGCTGCTTGAGTATCATGCTGATGCCTACGCGATCGATACGCTGAGCAAAAAGAACGGCAATCGCCGTCGAAACATTCGGGAGTTATCCAAGGCCTTGGCCGAACTGACGCTTCTCTCAGGAATTCGGCCTGATAAAAAAACTTGGCTCTATCCAAGCTTTGAAGAGCGTCGCCAAGCCATGCTTTGCCAGCAAACTTCGCCTAGCTTTCGTCACCGGTTAGAGTGGATGCTGGGGATAGTTTTGCTGAGTCAATTGGTACTGATTACGATTGGCGTCTTGATGATTGCCAGCTAA
- the serA gene encoding phosphoglycerate dehydrogenase — MPKVIVLDTLAQEGLDLLDQAPGIEYEVRTGLKGEELRSALNEFDGAICRSGVKITAESLEGNTNLKVIARAGVGTDNIDSKAAARHGIVVMNTPTGNTISTAEHAFCLMMALSRNVPAASQSLVEGRWDRKKYMGTQLADKTLGVVGLGRIGLEVAKRALAFEMRVIAYDPFVSPERAAELGIELSPTVPEMLPHIDYLTVHTPLTPETKDMISTETIKLLKPGARLVNCARGGIYNEEALVEGLKSGHLGGVALDVYAEEPCTDSPLFGMENVVCTPHLGASTEEAQTQVAVEAVQLVVNYLTTGEIRHAVNVAPLDPKTLENIRGYLDVAYRLGLVAAQVHSGGVKSVKLTYRGEVSSKNTKLLTASFCAGFLAKALEDEPNIINSEMLLLDRGVDLSTETSTELGSFSSSVTATIEEGGKSHQIGGTLFGSNMPRLILLDGQRLEAYLDGTLFVFAHNDVPGIIGKVGTIFGNHQINIAQMAVGRSSTAPGSAVGVLNLDGLPSEASVKEVMASDNITSCKVIELPAAGEMPSWMR, encoded by the coding sequence ATGCCCAAAGTTATTGTTCTGGATACGCTTGCCCAGGAAGGTCTGGATCTGTTGGATCAAGCCCCTGGCATTGAATACGAAGTTCGCACCGGCCTGAAAGGCGAAGAACTGCGAAGTGCCCTCAACGAGTTCGATGGGGCCATCTGTCGTAGTGGTGTGAAGATCACCGCCGAGTCGCTGGAAGGCAACACCAATTTGAAGGTGATTGCCAGAGCCGGCGTGGGGACGGATAACATCGATTCCAAAGCAGCCGCTCGTCACGGCATCGTCGTGATGAACACGCCGACTGGCAACACGATCAGTACGGCTGAACATGCTTTTTGCTTGATGATGGCGCTTTCTCGTAATGTGCCGGCGGCCAGCCAAAGCTTGGTTGAAGGTCGTTGGGATCGTAAGAAGTACATGGGAACCCAGTTGGCTGACAAGACGCTGGGTGTTGTCGGCTTAGGACGAATTGGTCTGGAAGTCGCGAAACGAGCGCTCGCGTTCGAGATGCGAGTGATCGCCTACGACCCGTTCGTCAGCCCGGAACGAGCCGCGGAACTGGGCATCGAGCTTTCGCCAACCGTTCCCGAAATGTTGCCGCACATCGATTACCTGACGGTCCACACTCCGCTTACGCCGGAAACGAAGGACATGATCAGCACCGAAACGATCAAGCTGCTGAAGCCAGGTGCCCGCCTGGTTAACTGTGCTCGTGGTGGCATCTACAACGAAGAAGCGTTGGTCGAAGGTCTCAAGTCGGGACACCTCGGCGGCGTTGCTTTGGACGTCTACGCCGAAGAGCCATGCACCGACAGTCCGCTGTTCGGCATGGAAAATGTCGTCTGCACGCCTCACTTGGGAGCGAGTACGGAAGAAGCCCAGACTCAGGTCGCGGTCGAAGCAGTTCAGTTGGTGGTCAATTACCTGACAACCGGCGAAATTAGGCACGCGGTCAATGTGGCTCCGCTCGATCCGAAGACGCTTGAGAACATTCGCGGTTACCTGGACGTGGCCTATCGTTTAGGTTTGGTCGCGGCTCAGGTTCACTCGGGTGGCGTGAAGTCGGTAAAGCTGACCTATCGTGGTGAAGTGAGTAGTAAGAATACCAAGCTGCTGACCGCTTCGTTCTGTGCTGGCTTTCTGGCTAAGGCATTGGAAGACGAACCGAACATTATCAACTCGGAAATGCTGCTTCTCGATCGCGGTGTCGATCTGTCGACCGAAACTAGCACCGAACTGGGCAGCTTCAGCAGTAGCGTCACGGCCACGATTGAAGAAGGTGGGAAATCACACCAGATTGGCGGCACGCTGTTCGGCAGCAACATGCCACGCTTGATCTTGCTCGATGGTCAACGGTTGGAAGCTTACCTCGACGGTACGCTGTTCGTCTTCGCCCACAACGATGTCCCCGGCATCATTGGTAAAGTGGGAACGATCTTTGGCAACCATCAGATCAACATCGCTCAAATGGCCGTTGGTCGTTCTAGCACGGCGCCAGGCAGTGCCGTCGGTGTATTGAACCTGGATGGCCTGCCAAGTGAAGCTTCGGTCAAGGAAGTCATGGCCAGCGACAATATCACCAGCTGCAAGGTGATCGAGCTGCCAGCTGCTGGCGAGATGCCGAGTTGGATGCGTTAA